Part of the Nicotiana sylvestris chromosome 2, ASM39365v2, whole genome shotgun sequence genome, ACATAAGGTTTGACCAAAttcaattttccaaaaaaaagaaGGATAAATAGTTGGGGTATAatcacttttagcccgcgccaaaaactatttacatttgatagccgaaaaagtgtataaaatttgtataatttatatatatatatatatgtgtgtgtgtgtgtgtgtgtgtgtgtgtgtgtgtgtgtgtgtgtgtgtgtgtatgtatttaAATTTTATATGTTTTTTCGGTTATTATTTTTACAACGACTATATGGTGTCATTTTTCCTAAAGAGAttttttccttcctataccatatatgaaactttattaccaaaTATGTACATAGTTTCTAATTTACCCGCTATGTTCACAGTCTTTCTACAATTATTATAACATTCATTAAATACTAATTATTAGCAGCTGAATCTTCCTAATTAGGCGCACTACAAATCAGGAACAAAATATTCTAATTGATTTAGCGACCTTCAGATTAAATTTGAAACGCAAATCCTATATCttcaatttaaaatcaaattacatAGACTATTTTCTGCAAAAACTCTGTTCTTCGATATTTTCCCTTAAgctacaaataaaaaaaaacaaaaatcgtCAACAAATTCGAATCAAATTGTAGAAATCAGTTCTGCAAAAAGCTCAGTTCGTCGACATTCTCTCTacatctctctctatttctcaatcgcaaaattcagtaatacaaagcaaatgaaaagagagcagcaattccaccattgaccgccattaaaaagcttgaaagctttgaattcaaatttggattttcaaaaatcattatttgtttggattgagtgttgttgaaaataatcaggaatatggtttggagtttatatctcaattttgaggggttttggtgaagattagacttggttttgactgaatttcagattgaaactcgaagaaggagaagaagaagacatattgcagaaattgtagattatttgtattctgattgtagatgctttattttctgttttcacaaataaaaactgctaaaacttctacaaatcttctggaaaaacgcaattatgtcaaaaatctcaattatgctacaattgaatgggaattgggatataaaaattcaatgtaACCAgcttgtagatattttgtagataaattgtagattatttgtattctaattgtagatgctttattttctgttttcacaaatcaaaagcgactaaaacttctacaaatcttctgcaaaaaacgcaattatgtcgaaaatcccaattaaactacaatcgaatgggaattgggatattaaaattcaatgtacccagtttgtagatattttgtagatgaattgtagattatttgtattctgattgtagatgcattgttTTCTGTTTTTACAAATCCAAAAcgaataaaatttctacaaagtcttctgcaaaaaacgcaattatgtcgaaaataacaattaagctacaattgaatggaaattgggatataaaaattcaatgtacccagtttgtagatattttgtagataaattgtagattatttgtattctgattgtagatgttttgttttctgttttcacaaatcaaaaacgactaaaacttctacaaatcttttgtaaaaaacgcaattatgtcaaaaattccATTTATGAGATTGGACGAATCTTTATGATTTAAGAAGAATAAATATTGAAATAACACATGGAGCTAAGTTAAAGCTTGTGACAACTTGTACATATAATGTGCAAAAATCTCCAACACAAAAGAAGAATGTCCAGCTAGTGGAAGCCTGGGAACAACATATTTTGCAGATCTAAATGAATTTAACTAAAACATCCTTCAACTCCAACCCGAAAGAATTACGTTCTAGATATTCTACACAACTGAAACGTAAAGCAATGCTCATTCTGGAAGCCCAGGAATCAATTTCTGAACTGGTAAGCTACATAGATTTCAAAGAACCGAATGCCTAGTGAACAGTTCTAATTTTACTATTAACAGACCATGTTACAACCTCATCTTTTTATAGAATTTCCTGATAAACAAATCAGCCACATTATCGATCTCGTTCTAGTACGAAATTCTGTCCTTCTTCCTCTTTGAAATTCCTCACCATATCTATAGTTGATGCATATTGATCACCTAAATATTCATCCTCTTCATCGAACAACGAATGTGTCAAATCCGGATACTTATCATCATAATCATCATACTTTTCGTCGTTGCTCAATATTTTATGTTTAATAACAGTACATAAATGTGGGTGAGGGTGAGGGTTTGGGAGAGAGAAACATGGGAGGGGTGGGATATACGGTACCTTGAATTAAGGAAGGATATACGCTACATTAATTGTACCCTTAAAATACACTATGATATAgaattggtaatttggtatactaaatgtaattatatcaaaccttaaacattgaggctAATAAGGTTTTCTATATgatataggaatgtaaaaattcctttccTAAATAGTTTTTCCTCAAGTGCCAGTGCCCATTAAGCACTATTACGGGTTCTCTCATAAAATCTGGCCTATGTAATACTGCATCGGGCCTCGGTAACGGCACAAACTTGTATTCAATTGGCCCAAAAAAAGGGGCACTTGCATCTATACCCGccttttgtgtcacgttttaacttgtgcccgctttgcaaaaaaaattgcaagcgtacccgctttttcgcataacttaagtatacggggctgaagtagcaaagacaatcacgcaaaacttcagcattctagtagccgggcctgaagttcagctctagagctgaagtttttgttttgtaactgtcgaacttcagctctagagctgaagtttttgtttgtaactggcgaacttcagctctagagctgaagtttttgtttgtaagcttcacctctagagctgaagtttttattttgtaactgtcgaacttcagctctagagctgaagtttttgtttgtaactggtgaacttcagctctagagctgaagttttttctgGAAAAATTAGCTTTTTATGTTATCGTCCGCTTTAAATGCAGCAACCTCATTTCGTCTAACTCACACTCAGCTTTGCTTAGCCATTTTTATTGCTAAGCAACTGATATTCGAAAATACATTATACAGTTCTATTATACATTCAAACAAcacaaatttttctttttctgaacacaGAAACATCTAATTCACATATACAAGGTTAGCTTTCTACTTGCTTCAATTATGCTTCTGGCTATAACAATAAGTTTCTCCACAAATTATGTTGGAAAAATCCCAAGTACTAGAGGCtctttctaaaaataattattaatttcTTGAAAACGAAATCCTAGATAAAAACGTTGTGTGAGTACATGTTATATACATAGCCGTAATAGATTTCTTGCaaaaaaggagaaggagaagTTTGAGAAAGAAGAGGCGAatataactttgaggaggagaaggaggatgagaaagggggctgaagttgtttaaaaggtaagtacaagttaaaaaattttaaaaaaatgagtataggttaaatgggggcgaccaaagaGGACGCCCAATTTTTaccaaaaaagaacaaaaaaagacGCGCTGACATAAAATTCCTGAAATTGAGGTCTAATAATAGACATTTCACATTAGGAATTACAAAATCAAATGCGTATTCCCAAAAAAGAGAACTTGATGGCGTCCTCATCCGAAAAGATACTTATGGCCACCTTTATCACAAACCTAATCTTCTTGTCTTGACTTTTGTATCTGACTCATGTCaacaagtttcagctttcaactACTTCTCATGTTGAAACTACTAGTCCAATGATGACGTGTCTCACATCTTCCCCAGAAAGCTTCTTTCTTATTTAAACTCTTGTTTCTTAGCTATCTTTGTTTCACTGCATATATTTGCATAATTATAACACAATCACTATACACTTCTGCTCCTATTATGGCATTCCATCGCAGTCATTCTCCACCAGGACCACCTGCAGGTCCGCCACCACCCCCGGAGAATTTGGTGGGCCCACCGCCTCCGCCACCTCCAGGTCTATATACTGCACCACCACCTTTTCCTCCTCATGTACTTCTCAATGAATTTGCTGCTCCTCCGCCTCCAGGTATATATACCGAACCACCACTTTTTCCTCCTCCGGTACTTCTCAATGAAGTTGCTCCTCCGCCTCCGCCGCCGCCGCCGCCGTCCCCTGCACCACCCCTAGGACCAGCACCTGCTCATGGACTACCTGGTCCATTATTTCCTCAAGGTCCTCCACCTTATTATGATCCGTATGGTCCATCTCCACCTTTGAACcgcccaccaccaccaccatactAGCTCGCAACTGCGCTTGTTTAGTCCATATTTGATGCAATAAGTTTGATGTTGTATAAGGGATATCCAGCTAATTATCGAGACTCAAGGAAGTGATCAACTAAGCGCAGGTTGGGCTATTCACGATTGTACCTTAATATGAGTAGTTAAGATCATATATATGACTAGTTACGGACTTACAGCTTGTTGTCTACTAGTCTTCTGTTAGTTACAAGAGGGATCATTTTACTTCTCCTGGATTTTGGGttacctttttccttttcagttgCTGAATTTAgccagaaaaaaaaaaagaaaacaaatagtGGAAGCGAGTATAATGTCATCTAAAAAAGCTAATTACACATGAATACATGATTATTATGATAACATGGGACTTTAATATAGTGACTTGTCATAAATATGTGAAAATCTTTTATGCTGATATAATTAGAATTGGATGGATAACTAATGTATGTTGGCATCTCTGCAATTTAAATCGACTATAAAATACTTTACTTTTTAATTTGTCGCTTTCCCAAATTTGTTTTGTGAACCCCAATGAACCTCTTCATCAACCCAATGTTATGCAATTCATCTGAATTCTGAACAAGAATCAGCAAAAATTTGGTTACAATGATCTTTGCCAAGGTAAACTGAAACTTCTGCGGATATATGTCAAGAAAATACTCCAGATGTTATTTTGGTTTTCATTTGGCCAGTCAGCCATCTAATATTTAACTCTTTAATATGTTAATTAGAATAGATTGACCTTCAGCCAATCCGTGAAACATGTTATAAGGGTAAACAGAAGTGATTGCAGTACTATTGATCCGATCCCGCATTTAGTCCAATTCAAAGCCCCTTCCCGTTTAAATGGAGAAAGAAACCCGATAATATGAATCAAGATTGAGATAGTCTCCCAAATGCTACCACCCTGCAACACCTATAGTTGAATCCTGAAATGCTGTATATCCTAGTTGCAGGCGTGCTCCTATGGTATTCCATTCTATACGACGAAGAAATTAGAACCAAGCACTTAAATTCAACCCGTTTAGCCATAAATTTTGGGTAATAATATAATGTTGAAATAATATTGGATAAATCTAAAACTTCCAAATTAAATACCCCTTTTTCTTTCAACTTCGAACTTCTTTTCTTCAAACCTCAACCAAGTCATATCCTTTTCATGTATAAATTCACCATTGCATATGTGTACTCAATAATATTTTATCAGTTGAATCTTTTTAGACATTTAATAAATATATGTGCATGCTATATAATAAGTCCTTACTATGTATaggagaaactacttttttttttttttttttttgtttgctaAGTCATTCTTTATTGGAGAATTATAAATGAAGAgtaaaaatttgaaaagaaaatttataCTACTATGTAACTAGTAAGGAAGTCCAAAATAGGAATATAGAATGGAGGAAAAACTGGGTATTAGTGAACGTAATAAAATCCGAATCAAATGTAATAGCAAATGCAACATATAATCACCTTGGTTGAATGCGACTTATACTGAATGTGACTTATAAACGCATTTGCTTAACGCACTTGCACATGGCGTTTATATGTTACACAACGCTAACTCTCCAAGATACATATGAAACACTAATATGCACAGAGGACTTACAGGTGTTGGGAAATTACCCCACacaaataatattcacggtatgcGATTGCGATAAATGCAAATTGCTAAAATACAATAACCAACGGTAATAATAAGAGAAACAATGATAccagattttacgtggaaaacccttctgaataaggaaaAAACCACGgtccgagaggagcaactgatttCACTA contains:
- the LOC138885251 gene encoding leucine-rich repeat extensin-like protein 3, whose translation is MAFHRSHSPPGPPAGPPPPPENLVGPPPPPPPGLYTAPPPFPPHVLLNEFAAPPPPGIYTEPPLFPPPVLLNEVAPPPPPPPPPSPAPPLGPAPAHGLPGPLFPQGPPPYYDPYGPSPPLNRPPPPPY